The DNA segment agattatttcaaaatcagtaACATTCTGAAATTGGTTAAGCCAGTTTCTTGGGGAAAACCCAGTTtaacaaagaaaattaaaaacatttttactagATATCTGCATTTGGATCTGTCTCCTGTCGAGAGCTACCGGATTTTTTTAAGtgatatcaatttttaaatatactggTACATGTAAATTGACATGGAACTGTCTTGATCATgctaaaaataatgttttcaggtcatttttaattctattacaatgttaatatcattataacaGGTTTTCCCAGATATTGGCTCATTTATAACTGATTTGCAACACAAGGGGATGTGCCAAAGGAATATCACAAGCTATTtactttgtaaatttattttcacatgAACAAGAAAgtcaaataatgaaatcaatgaCATAGCACTTAATGTGGATGCATACTTAACACAGAGGCATCATTCAAGAATTCAACATGTTGAAATGACACACCAAGTTACACACTTAAAACATGCCATACACATACACGTTTATGCAATCAAAGATGGCTGTCATTTACAATGGTCCAAGAGAGATATCCCAAATAATGATCAAACACTCGGGAGAGATTACATGCTCTATTCTGCCTGTATATTGGGTAAGTCTTTAATGCCTTCTTTTGTTACACAGCGGACCTTGAAGGTGGGCATATTCACAATGAACCTCTGCTTTATCTGCAAATAGAATAGTAAGAGATTAGAAAAAATCATAAGTGTCATCTCTAGTTAGTTGTAATATTTGAAACTTGTTTTTCAGAGTtgtaagcttgtctgttttagTAAGAAAAACTTGCACGTAATAAATTGATCAAGTTCTGGTTGGTGTGTCGTGATATCACTTTAATCTCGTCAATAATTCAAAATCTGTTCAAATGaatcttggtacacatgttgccagacaCAATTTGCACATGTTCAACAAGAGGCCCATAACTTTGGCTTCAATAACTGTTGAGCTATgcccattttttttcaatggaaAAACATCACGAGCATTGGCATTTCTGTCGCTCTTAAAAAcagtaattaaataaaacctttttataaCTACAGAGGAGATGTGCAAAATCAAACGATAAACAATACTATAAAAGCAGTCACACACATTACAAACTTTACAATCacacaagagctgtcacagtatgtgacgaatgcccccgaatgtgacattgacctacgaacaaggtcagtacatgaaaagtttatcttgcctttacgtgtcaaatacatatggcaagttattttaaattgcctctgaacataaaaaaataccacccatacttcacaacctacactgttatgtccttatattcagaattcccttgtgaataaacactaagtgtatctttcaccttagaggtagggacatgggtcttgcacacgacacgttgtcttcgtatgtggaacacatgtagcaagttattttaaaatctgtccatacaagggaaagtaacagccctgacacgacaacctatactctatgtccttatatgcagcactcaattgtgaattaacactaagtgtgaccttgacctttgaggtagggacacgggtcttgcacgcgacacgtcgtcttggtatgtggaacacatgtgtcaagtttttttaaaatctgtccatacaagggaaagttacagaccGGACAcggcaacctatactctatgtccttatatgcagcactccattgtgaataaacactatgtgtgaccttgacctttgaggcagggacacgggtcttgcacacgacacgtcgtcttggtatgtgggtcacatgtggcaagttattttaaaatctgtccatacaagagaaagttacaggcaggacacgacaacctatactctatgtccttatatgcaacactccattgtgaataaacactaagtgtgaccttgacctttgaggtagggacacgggtcttgcacgcgacacgtcgtcttggtatgtggaacacatgtggcaagttattttaaaatctgtccatacaagggaaagttacagcccggacacgacaacctatactctatgtcgttatatgcagcactccattgtaaataaactctaagtgtgaccttgacctttgaggtagggacacgggtttcgcaagcgacacgtcgtcttggtatgtggaacacatttggcaagttattttaaaatctgtccatacaagggaaagttacagcccggacacgacaacctatactctatgtccttatatgcagcactccattgtaaataaacactaagtgtgaccttgacctttgaggtagggacacgggtcttgcacgcgacacgttgtcttggtatgtggaacacatgtggcaagttattttaaaatctgtccatacaagggaaagttacagcccggacacgacaacctgtactctatgtccttatatgcagcactccattgtgaataaacactaagtgtgaccttgacctttgaggtagggacacgggtcttgcacgcgacacgtcgtcttggtatgcggtacacatgtggcaagttattttaaaatcaatccatacaagagaaagttacagcccggacacgacaacctatactctatgtccctatatgcagcactccattgtgaataaacactaagtgtgaccttgacctttgaggtagggacacgtgtcttgcacgccacacgtcgtcttggtatgtggaacacatgtaacaagttattttaaaatctgtccatacaagggaaagttacagcccggacacgacaacctatactctatgtccttatatgcagcactccattgtaaataaacactaagtgtgaccttgacctttgaggtagggacacgggtcttgcacgcgacacgttgtcttggtatgtggaacacatgtggcaagttattttaaaatctgtccatacaagggaaagtaacagcccggacacgacaacctgtactctatgtccttatatgcagcactccattgtgaataaacactaagtgtgaccttgacctttgaggtagggacacgggtcttgcacgcgacacgtggTCTTGGTATgcggtacacatgtggcaagttattttaaaatcaatccatacaagagaaagttacagcccggacacgacaacctatactctatgtccttatatgcagcactccattgtgaataaacactaagtgtgaccttgacctttgaggtagggacacgggtcttgcaggtgacacgtcgtcttggtatgtggaacacatgtggcaagttattttaaaatctgtccatacaagggaaagttacagagccggccgGCCGgccggacggacggtgcgattttaatatgcccaccttcgggggcataaaaattatTCTTTCGGACTAAGTTCATACAATTCAAGTTACATTAATACTTACTTCATTCACACACTTCTTTAACAAGGCCTGAGCTTCCACTAGAGTTATGTctgaaagcaaaaaaataaattgttttaattccgttttctaaataaaataatgtcgAGTAAAAATGCGTCTTACTGTCACTTATCGGGTTTAAGCCTCTAAATAGCCACAGAAATTTCCCGTTAtcaaaatttttaaaaaaatattggtatATTGATTACATagttgatatttgtttgttccAGTGTAAGGTCACAATATATATCACTGTTCACATACTAAATTTAAAAGTATTGTGatcatacactgaaacaaacagatTTCTTTTTATTCTATGCCTTAAAAGGATATCAAGTGACAGTTAATTGCTATTTTTCAGACAAGCGGGTTAAATTGTTTgtgaaagaaatgttatttcGGTAAGGACATCGTTGAATTTGTGTCCAAGCCCTGTGCACGCTGATAATTAATTTGGAATTGAgtgggctaaaatttcaaaacagtaaaaaatattaaaatgttatttcactgtttgaaacagtgagtTCTCATTTTTATCTCACTGGTAAATCTATTAAACTACCAGTAAGCATGTAATGAGACTGTTTCTTCTTGTTGGAGTtcattgtacattgtacataatTCACACTGTTTATATCGGACATtgatttacatacatgtaatgaTCTGACATATTGAGATTCCCTTTCAGTACACATGTAGATGTTTTGTTTCTGTCAACATGCAAAATtctcattttaagcaaaaaataattataatagttctCCTCTCTCTGGGCCCCGGCCCCCGATCCCAAATTTAAAAAGACTGCCCTGTACCATACCTTCATGATAGTGCCTGTCCATGATACTGACAGAAAAGAAGGAACCATAACCATGTGCGGCGAACGGCACTTTGTTCAGTGATGCCATGTAATCCATGAAATACAGTTCCGGACCTCCGTCTTTGTCATACCCAGCCAGTAACAAGTTTACCATGTATGGTgtctgaaaaaaacattgagcTATGCCATATAATCCATGAAATACAGCCCAAGACCTCTGCCTTAATCATAACCAGACAGTTGCAAGTTCACCATGTATGGTgtctaaaacaaacattgagtAATGCCTTTTAATCCCTGAAATACAGCGCCACACCTCTGTCTTTGACGCAACAAGACAGTTGCAAGTTCACCATGGATGGTgtctaaaacaaacattgagtAATGCCTTTTAATCCCTGAAATGGAGCGCCACACCCCTGTCTTTGACGAAACCAGCCAGTAACAAGTTCACCATGGATGGTGTCTGAAAAAACATTGAGCTATGCCATATTATCCATGAAATACAGCGTCGGACCTCCACCTTTATCGTACCCAACCAGTAACCAAGTTTACCATATATAGTGTCTGCAATAAACATTAgtttaaacaaacttattttaGGTTGATTGTGAAGACAGTTATAAGCTGATATGAATAAATCTTTAGTTAGATTGGGCAGAACCCAATACCCATGGTATCCTTTTATAGACTGAAAGAACATTCTCCTTGAACCCAAGACTTACAGAACTCCTGAGATAATCTGCGAGGTTTTTCCGTGTGAAGTTCGCTGCTGCATGTGGTGACAACTCATATCctaaaaaccaaacaaaaaaacattttatgatggGTTTATAGTTCACatttatgaatttaaaattgtatttgtttcataaGAGTCAGTTGAAATTGGATGTGATGCTGAAAACTCAGCTTTAAATTTAAGACAGGGTTAGAAAATGAATGATCTGACATTCAGTTAACACGTATAACAACTATAAGGAGTTATTGAATACCGTAGGtatcagggcttccattaagaatttgaaactggaagtataaGCTTCAATTAATAAATGGGAGTTTTCACTAAAATTTGGAAGTTGAAGTCTCTCAAACACAGCAATTAATTTTGTTCTACTATTTTTCAACTACGgtattatgttaaaaattaataatatatcaaCTACATCTTGCCAACTTcactattatatattataataattcatgcTTTTTCaaaactaattggaaatgtcaccataaaaataacattgataccaggttttgatattttgaacctCCAAGCattcaactttggaagttttctaaaaatagatggaagtttttgtacttcctagGCATCAGTTTTGGAAGTTGAAGCAGATTTTTAGGGAGTAATAAACTACAAAACTACCATTAATGGAAGCCCTGGGTATCATATTTCTGATACGTGATACAAACAACATCATATTGATCATACAATGTAAGTTTTCAGTAACACATTCAATTAACTCTATGCTgcaaatttactttcagtttaaGTTAGTGAGTCAAAAACATGAACCAGCTAGCAATGTTATCACTATAAGTCATCAAAATTCGACTTtaggatgaacaagcctgaattcttatactattagatggcatcaaatttttaaaacaaaccctgctatataaaattcagaatttgagcaggcccagaagacattttaccagtgcaggccttgcaggcttgtgcgaccactgtattataatataaaatgtattttttaatccAACATGAACAATGCTTAACTAGTACATTACAAACTTAATCTTAAAATTAAAGCActtttgaactattttgaaCATCTGACAAGAATAAAGAAGTAAAAGTTCCTAATCTTGTTTTGTGGAGCTGTTTCTCTCAATATAATTGGtaggaaaaaaacataataaaaattctTTAGACTATTACTCATAAATAATCAattgtcaaatgttaaaaagtacCATTTCTCATTTTGTAGAGCTGGATGTTCTTGCTCATGTACTCTGCAAACTGCACAGTGTCCCCAGATTCTCCAACCACCAGCATCAGCAGATTGTCATTCAGTTTGTGCATCTTATCCagatctataaataaatatataattgcaatCGATCAATCATACTTAAATGATAcaacaattgaaaacaataaataagggAAAATCACCTCAATAcacaggggtcgacactaaccatttttccaagggattcctaagggacaccaacatttgaaatcaggtgtcccttcctgaaattaggagtcccttccactttttacatttttttcattgttgagcctgttttaatattaaattcaacatctttttacttttcaatttgtaatgcaagTATACACCACCATATTATACAGGTTTTCAGCAGCATGTAATGACAGGTTAGTAGCACTGAATGGCAGTGAGGTATATTTTGGTCTCTAAgttggtagattgggttcaaaagcgggagaatctctaagtcccttttgttttcagtcaaaaacagagatggatacaatgtaaacaaaaacttgatgttgttactatttttagatttttggaaaatacgcataaaatacatcatggttcagggtcttgtcaaatgtcggtgcttttcattaagaaacagtaggaatattacatctggcttgtgaaaactccAATCAAAATTTAGTAGagctgttgataaatcaatcagactgcccaacagtcgtagtgcatactggaagagcagacgaccaaaaattgtgtatacatgttaattttcgcAACAAAAAGTCATaagattttataaattgattgaattaatgaataaaaccctgcatattttatttctattatttttttatcaaagtataaaatatatgtctttaaaattaacaaagaatattgataagtAGAATGCCAATTAACGAAGAATGCTGAATGTATGAAGCTGTTCTTTTGTgtcgtaaatgttactgtaaatactCGAAGGTcgtatcatattatataaaaggtatcaCCAGAGTTGGAAtctttttgggcggttctgacacataagcaaaacaattccacataagtattttaccgataataaatctctgtcagctctgaccttgtttaaaatgtaaacaacaaaacggaagcgTTAAACTGCATGCGCCttgtgaaatgacctgtttatttatagattcatgacgtaacttTAGTCAAATAGTCAGCTATTCTTTCGctttgataattaataatatcgttttgacatgtgctgtcaagaaatttaggggagcccgaatttaggtaataaattaattaaatgctacttatttattgatatttagccTTCATCAGTCaaaaatttaagtgtcccgacggaataccggacttcgatgttcaggtgtccctcctgaaaaattggtgtcctcgggatcccgggaccccgttagtgtcgaacactgaTACAAACATTTGTAATGAGGTTGTACTCGTCTAAATTTTTACCTTACTTTGACTAATTGTCTTTTAGAAAACTTTTGCGTGATGAAAGCCCTTGCGACTCTAAGCATTTGTGGATATTAATCAAAAGTTAAACCATGTGCACACAGCTACCGATGCTGGTGTTCCAGCAGCGATGCCATCGCAGGTGGTGGGTTCGatcctagtccaaataattgtacgttggcggatttttttttagatttttgatatggcaaatccttcacgtacaaattgtttagtatcaaaagtgggtagttgttctgatcaggattccgggttaaagcatatagagtctataaaatatcataaaaacaagaaatattaccagataatgttattttatattagttccgtacacaaaaaaataaatatccaacttataattatgagtttgacggctttttttcatttcattctgtcaaaacataacgatatatacatgaagggcacctgcaaggcttcagggcacagttttaaatcgctcggaacatttcggccatggccgagttgttacgattgtataacgaggtctatctcgaagctttgtcggaggaggccgagttattacgattgtatcgagttgttccccttcgcataaatgtttttgtgtcagtcaactttcgttttattggaaaggtaaacaacttgttttaatgcattaaatgcttgtttagtgcaaaataacatttcacttacatggtaaaatatgaatataactctttatgatcaatttcaaccataaaatacttcacttaaaacaatttcaatatttttaaaacacccccgttttttgcacattcccgtttagacgttagggattggaagaatcccgtataacacgtctattattttagactaggttCGATCCAAGCATCTTGCACACTTTCCTCTCAGGTGGGTTTATAGAGTATAGTCTCTAGCCTCTTCATTGTCAGTGAAGACGTATTAAGGAGTTTGAATGCTctttaaccatttatttaacttaataaaaaatgcccTATCAGGTCACAGAAACCTTGACTGACAAACACAGTCCACACCGACACAGTCCAAGACTGTCGTTGCCACTTCTATTGTGTTACATATTTACTAACCCTGTTTCATAGAAACGATGCTCCTCGCTGAGACTGTGTCACAAGCAACAAGAACGAAGTCTTTTCCCTGAATTCCAATTAAACACTCCatgataattgtttaaaatatcaaaaactgaaagtaaacatGAAACAGCGAAAAAGACAAAACACCGGTTCCGGTATGCAATCCCGAgctgaatatttttaaaacctaTGCCCAAAGGGTATATCGGCAGTACAATACTCCGCCAAATTTATTTTGGTCGCAGTTAAGCAAAAACAGTGAGCAAAAATCCACTGTTTTGTAATTTGTCCCAGTCTGTGCCTacacatttattaatatatatttattttaataattataccaTTCGTTTTTATTGGGACTACAATGCTATTGTTTTAGATTTCTTATATAGAAAAGCTTCTTGGCTCAAAATACACCGAGCTTTTCTGATTCTTCTTCTTCCAAATAATATGTAGGGCCAACTCCTGAGCATCGTCGCGTTTGAAAACTACGTGCCAAATCATTGTGACGCGTGCAGCGTGAGCAGATAATATAGGATAAAAGCCGATCAAATCATGTATACAACTCAGTAGTGGTGGCCTGCTAACCCATCCTTGCAGGCATACAAAGTCTGGGCAATCATCTGGACGATGCGCGCGGGCAGCTCGTCTCATAGACGCATACTAGCTGAGAAGGAGTGGCGGTTCACGCCCGACAGAATAGCAGCATGCTTTGGCCGCGCGTAACCAATCCTACCTTAGCTAGACGCAGGAACATGTTACATGATAGGTATATGGGATTGTGCACGATACTATACACCTTCACCAGTCTGCTGTGAGCCCATCTCAGGCAATATTTCTTATTATCTGGCTCGTGCTGTTTGTGGTATTGTAATACCCCATGACAAATCTGGCCGCCCTCCGTTGGACCGCTTAATTATTGTTGTTGAATGTTCCTGCTCGTGTCCCAGAAAAATCATTCTGGATGGCCCAACAATGACGAGATTTTGTAAAGAAGGGAAGTCTGCCAAGCCACTCCGCTGGTCTTAGTCGAGGTTCCATCGGCGGCTGCACACATAACAATGTGATTCTGTATTCATCAAAGGGAGTCACGTCTCTTCGCGACGTGCACTCGCAATTGGAGATTAGTTGTCCTTATGTGGTCTATAAATAGTTTCTAAAGGTAGTAAATAATCCGGTTATAATGGAAATGTGGGACTAATAAAGTTCTCCAAGTGGAAATACATCCTTGTGTTATAGTCTTGTTTTGTAAAACGTTACCGgaacaaaaatgtgtttgttcCTCATTGACACGACCTATATACCGGGCCTGGTCAGCCCGTGTCATAAATAGTATccgtttggaaaaaaaaaaaacatactacACAAAACATATGACAGAGTTTAGGCCATTTGTCGGCTAACCTTTAATAATTTCTCGGCCAATATCCCAACCTCATCCAGAACAGTGACCATAGATTATTTTAAAGAGAGTGCACAACAGAGtgtctttatttaaatttagcgCCATTACGAACTTAAGTACGAGTAATACGATAGGGCAgcttatttaattatatttgacatatttttttaaatggtatgAACGTTTCCCAAAAAAGATGCATATTTTGTCATAATCGCATATGGAACAGCTGTAGCTTTTCTTCACGTGACTTGTTTATATGTacttctgaaatatttttaatatttggtGCAGTCTTATCATCACGTGACATTTGTTCGAAACTCAAGTCGGTCTTGCTGCCGAAAAAAGtcttatttcaaagttattATTACAGGTATCTAGCCCGATTGTcttgatttatcatatttaaattatttcactttGAATAATAACATTGTCAGTGACGTAGTTTGTTTGATTTTGCCGATTTTTAGTGTGAAATTGAAGAGTGGTCCAAACCCCACCCACCTGCATTGACATTCTAGAATAACAATCTGAGTCATGTAACTAAATTACCTGCTTATCAACATATTGATTGCCATTCACCAATGGATTCGTTTTTTCTATGTCTTAAGAGGCAAGATTTAAATATCTTACTTTtgattaatgacattttttatgtgTTGTCTTATTTTGTGGAGTCTTGAAACACTCCCAGAAACTGTGGGGATGATTTGCAGAGTTTGACGCAATGTTTTAGTCGGACTACAAGAAAAGTTACATAATGTTAATAGTTGGACAGACTACAAGTACTATAAAAAGAGAATATGCTTTTATCTTTGTCTAAACTAATATTCGTTCATAACAgcacagacctataaaccatggaatGGAAACTCTACTGTGCCTTTACAATTAGCTCAAACTAAGATGTACAGCACTATTTGATTCCGAGATCTTACCGTCTTTCAAGACATCTGCCATCTAGTTTCGGGTCGAGGAATTGTGTTGccaacatttataatattgtttattataaaaaataaattgcgTGACGGTGATAGTTTGGTCATTTGGTATTAATACAGTATACACAAGTGTTCTTCAAATGGgtaagttttgacattttactaCCATTACCTAATGCAGATCGGTTTAAGTCAAATAGTTCCTAAACATTTACTCGATGTCcttcaatttttcatgtttgtgttgttttatgttggattaatattcaaataatgatGTTTGGACAGGTTAATTTGGTCTTTAAGTCTTTGCTACTGTTGCGTAGAAATTCAGATATAAATTTTGGATATAattttttggatattttttattgaatgcatTACTTTTAAACGTAATCGCTATTGGTTCTGCAATTTCTATATTTATAGACCATACATCTTATAGCCTAAGTATATCAAATCATATAGCTACAACACGGGTTTTATCTCCAATATTAAgcatgtcatttaaaacaataataatgttttttttcacttcCACAACTTGTTTCCTAACCTTACTTTTCCCTTGTTTTTTTTCAGGTGAGATGCCTGAAAAGGGCATATATTGGTTTGCACTCGGATAATGCAAGGTTGCCAAGAAGAAAGAACATACACTAGAGATCTTAATTGTTTATTGCAGATGAAACTGTTGATTTGCATTAAGTCTAGAAGATCTTTGTTcattttgtgtaatgaagttgtcacttttttagctcacctgtcactttgtgacaaggtgagcttttgtgatcaccttttgtccggcgtgcgtagtgcgtcgtccgtcaacaatttacttaaaagacatctcctccttaaccgctgggccaatattaataaaacttcatagggatgttccttgggtggtcttctatcaaagttgttcaaagaattcaattccatgcagaactctggttgccatggcaaccaaaaggaaaaatcttcttctcccaaaccagtCTGTACGAAAGTCATTATCACATTGCAGGACACGAGGTCCTGCAATACAGTCTACATTGCAGGACCGGACCAGTTTTTGCAGGACCAAAAATTTTATGTATATCTTAGTGAAAATCAGAGCTTCCAACAGGGTCTAAAATCCAAGTCAATGACTCTTGAGATCTGATTTTCAAGAGTCAATATCAGATCTTCAAGTGTCATTGTTCTTCactgtttttacaaatatttggtCTTTCTTCATAAATTATAGTTCTCATCTGTCAGAAGATGGCATTGCAAGGTACATGATTATCCATACGtccaaaactgaaataaaaaacaacaaacaaatccAGTGTTTTATTAGGATCAGCTGTATTAATCCACTTTTCATTCTAGAAAAATCTCAagtaagagaaaaaaaaatattatcaatattacttacaatagtatATCCGTGCTCCAGTCAGTATTTGAAAAGGGTAGGGTGCTAGGCTATtaaagggcacttttgatgcgcATTGAATGAGCCCTAATGGGGTATAACTGCAAGGGTCATTGCTCAATTCTTAATGTGCATGTGTagtaactactttcaatactacAGTAATCATAAGTTTGCTATGAACACTTAAgctgttatttttactttaattagtgtcaaaattatgtatattttgtatactttaatttctgaaattttgctctgtcaaacaaaagggcacagaaGGGTGGAAAAGTACAGCAGGGTGCCATTTTAATAAATggcataacaataaaacaataataaatctaTAATATTACAGAACTTTATTGTACACTGAAAACGTTTTACGCGTTCTTCTTTCACTTTAATTAAGATTGACAGAAGGTAAGCGTGCACCTGTTTCCCGtgctttttagaccatgtgcAGGGTTGTCAATAAGTTTTTGTTGAAGCGACTGAAACAGAAAAGTAGGTGGCCAGCTAGGGGATCCGTGggcatccccccccccccccccccacccggaaaattttgaaattcagCGCTtcatttcctgcattctggggCATTTTGggagtatttaattaattaacccttcacttcatagatacgcaattttacttatctatccatagcttcatacaTACCGAGATCCACGAtcgatagcttcatagatacttAATTTTAAGTACTTGTAATGTAgggtcatttattttcatatctgttgcttg comes from the Mya arenaria isolate MELC-2E11 chromosome 13, ASM2691426v1 genome and includes:
- the LOC128214398 gene encoding proteasome subunit beta type-2-like, whose product is MECLIGIQGKDFVLVACDTVSARSIVSMKQDLDKMHKLNDNLLMLVVGESGDTVQFAEYMSKNIQLYKMRNGYELSPHAAANFTRKNLADYLRSSTPYMVNLLLAGYDKDGGPELYFMDYMASLNKVPFAAHGYGSFFSVSIMDRHYHEDITLVEAQALLKKCVNEIKQRFIVNMPTFKVRCVTKEGIKDLPNIQAE